The stretch of DNA CCACTCGTGCCAGCGCCGATGTAGAGGAGCCGCCCGCCCGCCCGCAACGCAGCCACCACGGCTGTCGCGGCTCGGGCGACAGCGGGTAGCGCGGGGCGAACCGCACGGACGGCGACAACGTCCTCGTCATGTAACCGGCGGACGACCGACCCGAGAGAAAGCAGATCGAGGCCGTCCGCGCGGGGGTGAAGCCGCTCGGTGGGAGGGAGTTTCGTGAATGAAGCGCGAGAGGAACCCACCCCCGAGCGCCCGACTTCAAGCTGCCTTGGTCACCTTGCCCGCTTTGATGCAGCGGGTGCAGGCCAGAACGCGCTCCGTGCGACCCTCGACGCTGGCCCGAATCTTCTGGAGGTTCGGGAGGGTCCGCTTCTTGGTCTTGTTGTTCGCGTGGCTGACGTTGTTGCCGACGAGCGGACGCTTGCCACAGATGTCACACTTCCACGCCATGACCTCTAACTCCTTGAAAACTGGGGCGTTGGACGCCTGCCATTAAAAGAGCGGCGGAACCTGCCAGAAAGCCGCTTGGAAATCCAGCCTTTCAGCCGTTTTGGATCAGCCCTTGAGCGGATCCTTCTTCTTCAACATGTCCTGAACCAGCCGCGCGGCGCGTACGCCCGCGAGCAGCTCGCCCTCCAGGCCCAGGCCCGGAAGCACCTCGCGGCCCGCGAGCAGCAGGTTCTTCACGGGCGTGCGCTGGTTCAACCCGGTGACGCCCAGGAAGGCCTGTGACTCGAAGCTGTAGAGGGGGTGGGGCATCAGCCGCGTCCCTCGGGAGCCGCTGGCGTCCAGGTAGGGGACCGAGCGCAGCAGGCGGTGGGACGCGGTGAAGGGCATCAGCGCGTCGAGCTGCCCGTCGATGCGCACGGCCAGCCCCTGCAGGTGCTCGTCGCCCAGCTCCCGCGCGGACGCGGGGACGAAGACGCCGGCGCACACCACGCGCACGCCCTCCACGTCCTTGCCCTCCTTGCCTCCCGAGGCGGTGGTGCGCGCCGGGTGGAGCTGCAGCAGCATGGGGCCCAGCTCCGCGTCCTGCGTGTCCACCAGCGTCAGCTCTCCCATGCCCCGGGGGAGCGCCGACTCGGGCACCACCCAGTTGACGGTGAAGAGCAGCGACTTCGTGGTGGACTGGTCCAGGTGCTCGAGCAGGCCGCGGTGGTGCTTCTTGTCCGTCACCAGCCTGCGCAGGGCGCCAGAGTCGGTGGCGGCGACGAGGCAGGAGGCGCGGTAGAGCGTGTCCGAGCGCACCAGCTTGACGCCCGCGAACTTGCTGCCGTCGAAGGACATCTCGTCGACGATGAAGCCCGTGGGGCTGTCGCGGCCGAGCACGTCCCCGCCCAGCTCCGCGAGCCGGCGCGTGAGCAGCTCGCGCAGGCCGTCGTGGCCGCCCTGGAACGAGGACGGGGCCGACAGCACCTGGGACAGGGGCCGGGTGAGCGCCAGGGGCGACTCGGGCTTGTCCAGATGGTTGATGAAGGGGCGCAGCCCGCGGATCAACGCGGCCGCGGGGGCGTCCGAGGCGAGCCGGGGCGCGCTCTCCAGGCCGGGGTGGGCCTTGATGAGCTTCTTGAGTCCCCAGCCCTCGAAGAACCCGTCCGGGGGCAGGGCGGGCTGGGCCTTGAAGAAGGCGTCGCTCGCCTCGTGCTGGGCGGTGGTGCCGGACAGCGCGCCCAGGAGCGCCTCGCCCTCGTCACCCAGCTCGCGCGTCACCTCGGCCTTGCGCCGGGCGGCGTCGGCGTGCAGGTCCATGCGGTTCCTGGGCAGGACCAGCTGGAGCTCGGGCGAGTGGGGCCGCAGCGCGCGCTGTACGGTGGTGGTGAGGCCCAGCTCGGTGAGCGCCTCCTCCACGGCGGGCATGGCCTTGAGCGGGGGCGCGACGAAGGGCGCGTAGGGGAGCACGTAGCCGCCGTGCTCGTAGCCGGGCCCCATGCCGTCGTGCTCGACCCAGAGGACGCGGTGGCTGCGCTTGGCCAACAGCGCCGCGGCGAGCGCGCCACCGAGCTGGCTGCCCAGCACGATGACGTCGTACACGTGCCGCGACGGGCCCGAGGGAAGCTTGAGTTTGGCTGCGGACGTCATGCGGCGCGCAACACTACACAACGTCCTCCCGGCTGGCTCCCTTTTGACGAGAGGAAGAGGGCGGGGTGCTCGGGGCCCCGGGCCCTCAGGCGCCCGCGCCGAAGAGGCGGGCCTCCAACTCGGGCGGGAAGGTGGTGAAGTCTGGGAGCGTCCACTGGGCGCCGGCCTGGCGCAATTGGAGGGCCGTGGTGGTGGTGGTGAGGCCCACCACCGGCATGCCCGCGTCCCTGGCGGACATGACGCCGAGGATGGCGTCCTCGAAGGCGAGGCACTCGGAGGGGTCCACGCCTAGCCCGCGCGCGGCGGCCAGGAAGATGTCCGGGAAGGGCTTGCCCCGGGAGACCTCCTCGGCGCCGACGATGCGCTGGAAGACGGGGCGCAGGCCCAGGCCGTCGATGACCAGCTCGCGGTTGCCCTCCGGCGCGGCGGTGGCGATGGCCATGGGGATGCCGGCCGCGCGCAGCCGGGCGAGGAGGGCCTCCGCGCCGCGGTGCAGCCGCAGGTGGGGCCGATACAGGGTGCGGTAGTGGCCCTCCTTCTCGTCGGCCAGGCGCTGGAGCTCCTCCGGGTCCAGGGCGCGGCCGAGGAGCTCGGGGAGGATTTCTTCGTTCTTCCGGCCCGCGAAGCGCGTCTGGAAGTCGTCGGCGGTGAGCGACAGGCCGAGCTTGCGCGCGAGCGCCACCCACGCCTGGTTGTGGAACACCATGTTGTCGACGAGGGTGCCGTCCATGTCGAAGACGGCGGCTCGGAGGGGCGCGTCGGAGGGTGTCATGGTTTCCCACCCATAGCGCGGCCGGAGGGGTGGAGGCGGCCGAATCGTGCGCGCCTGCTTTGGAGGACTGATATTCGGGCCTCACATGAGCGACGGCGTGCGGACAGAGATGCGAGGCGCGGTGGGGGTGGTGACGTTGGACCGGCCCAAGGCGCTCCATGCGTTGAATCTGGAGATGTGCCGGCGGCTGCTGCCCCAGTTGGAGGCCTGGCGTGCGGACCCCGCGGTGAAGGCCGTGGTCGTCCGGGGGGCGGGCGGGCGGGCCTTCTGCGCGGGAGGGGACGTGCGCGCCGTGGCGGCCTCGATGGCGGAGCCCCGGCCTGCCGACGCGGAGCGCCTGTCGCGGGAGTTCTTCCGCGCCGAGTACGCGCTGAACCACCTCATCCACCACTTCGGCAAGCCGTACATCTCGCTCGTGGACGGCATCTGCATGGGCGGCGGGCTGGGCCTGTCCATCCACGGGGCATACCGCGTCGTCACCGAGAAGCTGGTGCTGGCGATGCCGGAGACGGGGATTGGCCTGTTCCCGGACGTGGGCGGAGGCTGGTTCCTGCCGCGCTTCCCGGGCGAGTCGGGGACGTACCTGGGCCTGACGGGCGCGCGGTGCAGCGCGGCGGACGCGATGTGGCTCGGCTACGGGACTCACTTCGTGGAGTCGGCGCGACTGGAGACGGTGCTGGAGGCGCTGGTGGGCGCCGAGTGGGGCGAGGGCCTGTCGAGCGCGGTGGTGGAGCGGCTGCTGAAGGAGTTCCACGCGGACGCGGGGACGTCGGTGCTGGCCACGCAGCACGTGGGGATGGACCGGTGCTTCGCGGCCGAGCGGGTGGAGGACATCCAGCAGGCGCTGGAGGCAGAAGGGACGGCGTGGGCGCAGGAGACGTGGGCCACGCTGGTGCGCATGTGCCCCATGAGCCTGAAGGTGACGCTGCGCCAACTGCGCATGGGTCGCACGCGCGACTACGACGAGATGCTGTCGGTGGAGTACCGGCTGAGCCAGTCGATGACGGCGCGGGCCGACTTCCGCGAGGGCATCCGCGCGGTGCTGGTGGACAAGGACAACAAGCCGCGCTGGCACCCGGGAACGCTGGGCGACGTCTCCGATGCGGACGTGGAGGCGTGCTTCGTGTCCCCGGATGGGGATGAGCTGGTGCTGTCGCGCAGCTGAGCGCTCAGCGTGTGCTGGAGGGGCTCTTCAGGGCCTGCTTCACGAAGTCGACGCAGGCCTCGGGTGCCTCCTCGTGGGGCCAGTGGCCCGCGTCGGGGAGCGTGTCCACGGTGGCGTGAGGCCAGGCCTTCCGGAACCGTTCGAGGACCACCGGAGGGAAGGCGGCGTCGCGCAGGCCCCAGATGAAGTGGACGGGGGTCTTCGCGAACCGCTCACGCCGGTCCCAGAGGGACTGGAAGAAGGGCGTGGACCCCGCGAGGCTCTTGGCGAGGGCCCACAGCACGCGCTCGCGCGAGTCCGCGTCGGGGAACATGAAGGTGTACTGGTTCCACATCTTCTCGGGGCGCGGCCCCTTGCCCCAGGCCGACTTCGCGATGAGGAACGAGAGGTTCACCTTCCGGTACAGCCAGCGGAAGAGCCCGCCGCCCGCCATGCGCGCGGCCCTGGCGAGCGAGGGCTCGTCGACGAAGGGCCAGGCGATGGTGTTGAGGAGCACCACGCGCTCGATGCGCTCCGGATGGGAGAGCGCGTAGTCGAGCGAGATGGGGCCGCCGAAGTCGTGGGCCACCAGGGTGAAGGGGGGCAGGTTCAGCGCCTCGATGACCGCGGCGAAGCGGCGCGCGTGGGCCTCGGGCGAGTAGTCCGCGTCCGGTGGCCGGGGCGACAGGCCGAAGCCCAGGTGGTCCACCGCGATGCAGCGGTGCGTGGCGGAGAAGGCGCGGATGAGCGCACGCCACTCGAAGGACCAGGTGGGGGTTCCATGCACGAAGACGATGGGCGGCCCCTGGCCCTCGTCCACCACTGACAGTCCAGCCACCTCACGCACGTTGAAGGGAAAAGCCTCTCGGTCGACCCAGGCGGGAACTTGCATGGAGGATAGTCAATGGTTCTTGACCAATAAAGTCAAGTAGACTTGACTGGATGAAGAGGAAGGACGCGCTCGAGGATGTGAAGAAGCTTCAGGCCAGCAGCCTGGGTTACGTGCTCATCCGGTGTGGGCAGTTGTTCAACGAGTTGGGGATGCAGGCGGTCAACTCCGAGGCCGGCTACCCGATGATGCGAGAGGTCCACGCGCGCATCCTCCCGTACCTGGAGAATCCGGACGGCGTGCGCATCACGGAGCTCGCGCGCAGCCTGGGCGTGACGAAGCAGGCGGTGCAGCCGGTCATCGCGGAGCTCGCGGAGTTCGGCGCGGTGCGGATTGAACCGGACCCCGATGACGCCCGTGCGCGGCGGGTCGTCTTGACGGAGAAGGGCATCGCGGCCATGCGGCACGGGACGACGAAGCTGGTGGAGATCGATCGGCGGGTGGCGAAGCGCCTGGGCGCGGAGGAGACCCGGGAGCTGCACGGGCTCTTGACCCGACTGTTCGAGGTGCTGAAGGCGCGGGACTGAAGCGCGTGCCTTTGTCGGGGCGGCGTCGTCACTCTTGAGGTGGAGCCGCGAGGCCCGGGGGCGGCGAAGGACAGGGCCTCGTTGTTGGCGTCGGGGATTGCGCCGAGTGAGCACGGCGTCGTGGAGTCGTGAGGCCCGGGGGCGGCGAAGGACAGGGCCTCGTTGTCGGCGTTGGGGATTGCGCCGAGTGAGCACGGCGTCGTGGAGTCGTGAGGCCTGGGGCGGCGAAGGACAGGGCCTCGTTGTCGGCGTCGGGGATTGCGCCGAGTGAGCATGGCGTTGGAGTTCGCCGACGTTGCTGGCGAGCGCGCCTCGTCCGTCGAGGTGAGGGCACGTCGCCGGGCTTCGGTAGAGGCCGCCTCGTGGGCCGATGCGCCGGGTGCTCCGGACGTTGCTGGCGAGCGCGCCTCGGCCGTCGGGGCGAGGACACGTCGTCGGGCTTCGGTAGAGGCCGCCTCGCGGGCCGAGGCGCCGGGTGCTCCGGACGTTGCTGGCTACAGCTCTTCGTCGCTGACGACGGTGATGTCCTTGGAGCGCAGCAGGGCGGTGGTGATGCCTTCGCCCGAGCGCAGCACTCCGGACTCGTAGACGCGCTGGCTCCCGCAGGAGGGGCTCTTCTCCTTGAGCAGCGCGACCGTCACGTCGAAGCGTTGCGCGGCATCGAGCGCGAGGAGGGCTCCACGCTGGAAGTCCTCGGTGCGGTCCGTGCGTGCTTCGCGCTCCAGCGCGCGAGCCTGCCCCGCCCAGACGTCGACGCCCGTGCCGCCGCGCAGGTCGACCGGAGGGCGAGGAACGGGCAGCCCGGAGGCGACCTCGGGGCAGATCGGCACGACCGCCTTTCCCTCGAGGGCCGCGAGCACTCGCTCCGAGCGCTGCGAGCGTCCGTCATAGCGGCACGCTTCGCCCAGGAGGCACGCGCTCACCAGCACCACGGGGGCTTCGCGAAGGGCGGCGCGGCGCGCTTCCTGTGGCGGTACCTCTCGCCCCCGTGCGTGACAGCCCGCGGCTGCCGAGGGTGACGCGGTCGTGCTCGAACGCGGCACTGAGGCGTGCCCTGGCGGAATGGCGTCGCCCTCGGTGGGGCTCGCTGCCCGAGCGTCCGTATCGGTGGGCTTCAAGTGCTCGGAGGCCGACTGGCGCGGATGGGTGGCTCCGTCGCCACCCTTGGCCGTCAGCCTGGCGTCCGAAGCCGACCTTGCCTCCGGAGTGGCGCGCGAGCGACTCGACTGCGTGATTCCACCTTCGTCCGCCGGACCCTCGGCGTCACTGTCCACCGAGGATGCGAGGCTCGTACCGGCCCGCGCGTCCTCGCGTGTCACGTCGTCGCCCCGGGGCTGCGCAGGGCCAGCTCACCCGTGCTCGGCGCCGCCGTCACGCGCGTCCTCACGCCATCCAGCGTCACCTGTCCGGTCACCGCGAGCCGCACAGCCAACGGATACAGCCGATGCTCCTCGACGAGGATGCGCGCGCTCAGGCTCTTCTCGTCATCGTCCGACAGCACCGGCACCGCCGCCTGTCCGATGATGGGCCCCGTGTCCGTGCCCGCGTCCACGAAGTGCACCGTGCACCCGGCCACCTTCACCCCGCGCTCCAGCGCCTGCCGCTGCGCATGCAGCCCCGGGAACGACGGCAGCAGGGAAGGGTGGACGTTCAGCACCTTCCCGGCGAACCGCCCCAGGAAGTCCGCGCTGAGCAGCCGCATGAACCCCGCCAGACACACCCACTGCACCCCCGCGGTGCCCAGCGCCTCGAGAATCGCCGCCTCGAACGCGGCCTTGCTCGCATGCGCCTTGTGGTCCACGACCACCGCGGGCACGCCCGCGGCCCGCGCCCGCTCCAGCGCATACGCCGTGGGCACGTTCGACACCACGCAGGCCACCTCGGCCGGGAAGTCCTCGCGCGCGCACGCGTCGAGCAACGCCTGCAGGTTGCTCCCGCCGCCGCTGACGAGCACGCCCAGCCGGACCCGCGCCGCGCTCATGGCTCGATGACCGCCGTGGCCTCGCCCGAGCCCGCCTCCACGCGGCCCACCTCGGACGCCTCCACGCCCCGCGCCCTCAGCACCTCGAGCGCCTGCGCCACGTCCTCCTTCGCCACCACGACGATGAGGCCCAGGCCCATGTTGAACGTGCTGAACATCTCGTCGCGCGCCACGCTCCCCAGCTTCGCGATGAGGTCGAAGATGGGCGGCTTCACCCAGGACTTCTCGCTCAGCACCGCGCGCGTCCCGTCCGGCAGGCACCGGGGCAGGTTGCCGGGGATTCCGCTCCCGGTGATGTGCGCCATGCCATTCACCTTCACCGCCTGCGTCAGCGCCAGCGCGTCCTTCACGTAGATGCGCGTGGGCTCCAGCAGCGCGTCGCCCAACGTCCGCCCCAGCCCCTCGGGCGTCGCGTCCAGCGCGAGCTTCGCGTTCTCCAGCAGCACCTTGCGCGCCAGCGAGTAGCCGTTGCTGTGCAGCCCCGACGACGTCAACCCGATGAGCGCGTCCCCCGGCTTGACGCTCTTGCCGTCGATGATGGCCGAGCGCTCCACCACCCCGACGCAGAAGCCCGCCAGGTCGTACTCACCCCGCGCGTAGAAGCCCGGCATCTCCGCCGTCTCGCCGCCGAGCAGCGTGCACCCGGCCTGCTCGCAGCCCTGGGCGATGCCCTTCACCACCTCCGCCGCCGCGTCCACCTCCAGGCGGCCCGTGGCGAAGTAGTCCAGGAAGAAGAGCGGCTCCGCGCCGCAGGTGAGGATGTCGTTCACCGACATGGCCACCAGGTCGATGCCCACCGTGCCGTGCCGGCCCGCGGTGAAGGCCACCTTCAGCTTGGTGCCCACCCCGTCCGTGCCCGCCACCAGCACCGGCTCGCGGTACTTGCCGGGCGGCAGCGCGAACAACCCCCCGAAGCCGCCGACTCCCGCGACGACCTCCGGACGCATCGTGCGCGCGGCGTAGGGCTTGATTCGGTCGACAAACGCGTCGCCGGCCTCGATGTCCACTCCGGAGTCTTTGTAGGTCGTTCCCACGGGCGGCCTTCTATCGACCCCGGAGTCCGTTGTCTCGGGCTCCGGAACCCCGGTGTCGGGTTTGCGGCGAGCCCGGACGCACGGTGTGTCCCACCGGTCCGTACAAAAGGTAATTTGACCAGGGGGGGAGGGGCTGATTGACTCCTCGCAGGATGGGCGCCGAGGAAACCCTCTTTCAACGTTTCGGCAAGGAATTCCCAAAGGGCACCGAACTCTTCCGTGAGGGAGAGGCGGGCCGGGAGATGTTCGTCATTCAGGCGGGCAAGATCTCCATCTCCAAGCGCGTACGCGACGTGGAGAAGGTCCTGGCGGTCCTGGGGCCCGGCGAGTTCTTCGGGGAGATGGCCATCATCTCCAACAAGCCGCGCAACGCGTCCGCGGTGGTCAACGAAGACGCCCGGCTGTTGGTCATCGACCCCAAGACGTTCGAGGCGATGATCCGCGGCAACGCGGAGATCGCCGTCCGGATGATCAAGAAGCTGGCCGAGCGCCTGTCGGAGGCGGACGCCCAGATTGAGAACCTGCTGCACAATGATCCGGCCAGCCGGGTCGTGCACCAGCTCATCCAGACCGCCCAGTCGCGCGGCCGCCCCTCCGAGGAGGGGACGGGGACGGACATCGACTTCGTCATCCGCGAGATGCCCCGACAGATTGGCGTGGGCGAGCCCGCGGTGCGCAACGTGCTGGAGCGGCTGATCCGCGCGGGCCTCATCTCACGCAGTGGTGACAGACTCACCGTGTATGACACGGCCAGACTCCACGACTTCCTCCAATACCTGGAGATGAAGTGGAAGTTCGGAGACCTCTAGCGTGAAGCTCCGCGTCCTCGGCTGCCACGGTGGCGAGCTTCCCACGTGCAAGAGCACGTGCTTCCTCGTCGATGACGTGCTGGCGCTCGATGCGGGCGCCCTGACGGGGACGCTCTCGTTGGAGGAGCTGTGCCGGGTGGACCACGTGCTCGTGGGCCACAGCCACTTCGACCACGTGAAGGACCTGCCGCTGATGGCGGACCTGGTCATCGGTCGCCGGGACAAGCCCGTCACCATCCACGCCTCTCGCGAGTGCGCCAAGGCCCTGCGCGAGAACATGTTCAACAACGCCCTCTGGCCGGACTTCACCCGCATCCCGACCAAGGCCAACCCCGTCCTGCGCATCCAGACGTTCCGCGCCGGCGGCACCTTCCAGGTGGGGCCCTACACCGTGCGCAGCGTCCCGGTGAGCCACCCCGTGGAGTCCTGCGGCTTCATCATCTCCAACGGCAAGAGCACGCTCGCCATGAGCGGGGACACCGGGCCCACCGACAAGCTCTGGAAGGCCCTGAACGAGACGAAGAACCTCAAGGCCCTCCTGCTGGAGACGTCGTTCCCCAACGCCCTCCAATCGCTGGCCGACATCTCCGGCCACCTGACGCCCCACACCCTGGGGCTGGAGCTGCAGAAGTTCCAGCGCAACGGGGCCTCGGTGATGCTCTACCACCTCAAGCCGGCGTTCGTGGCCCAGCTCAAGAAGGAGCTGGCGAGCATGCCGGTGGAGGTGCTGGAGCTCAACGACGTGTTCGAGTTCTAGCCCGTCCCCCGGGCGGCGACGCAGCGCGCCACACGGAACGGTTGACGGGCGCGGACGGTCGGATTAACCCCCGCCGTTCTCATGGCCTGGTTTTCGAAGAAGCCGCGCATCGCCGTCGACACCCAGCAGCAGCCCGAGCCCGGACCGTCTCGCATGGAGGGCCTGTGGGCCAAGTGCGAGAGCTGCGACGAAATCATCTACCGGCAGGAGCTGGAGAAGAACTGGATGGTGTGTCCGCACTGCGACCACCACCACCCCTGGAACGCGCGCGCGCGACTGGCGACGCTGCTGGATCCGGACAGCTTCGAGGAGTTCGACAAGGAGCTGGAGCCGCAGGACCCGCTCGGGTTCAGCGACTCGAAGAAGTACAAGGACCGGCTGAAGTCCACGCGCAAGAACCTGGAGGAGAACGACGCGTTCGTCTCCGGCGTGGGCCGCATCGGCGGGCACCAGGTGTCCGTGGGCGCCTTCATCTTCGAGTTCATGGGGGGCTCCATGGGCTCGGTGGTGGGGGAGAAGGTGGCGAGGACCTTCGAGCGCGCGCATGACCTGAAGTGCTCCGCGCTCATCTTCTCGGCGTCCGGCGGCGCGCGCATGCAGGAGGGCATCTTCTCGCTGATGCAGATGGCGAAGACGTCCGCGGCCATCGCCCGCTTCCGCACCGGCAACAAGCCCTACATCTCCGTGCTGCTGCACCCGACGACGGGTGGCGTGGCGGCCTCGTTCTCCTGGCTGGGGGACGTCATCCTCGCCGAGCCCAAGGCGCTCATCGGCTTCGCCGGTCCGCGCGTCATCGAGCAGACCATCCGCCAGAAGCTGCCCGAGGGCTTCCAGCGCTCGGAGTTCCTGCTCGAGCACGGAATGATCGACAACATCGTCAACCGCAAGGACCTGCGCGGCCGGCTGGGTCAGATCCTCGGCCTGCTGGGCTGAGCCCCCGCGCTCATCTGAGTCCCCCATGAGCGCGCCCAGGACACCGGAGGAAGCACTCGCCTTCCTCTCGCGGCTCAACCCCTCCGGCATCAAGCTGGGGCTGGAGCGGGTGAGCGAGGCGCTCGAGGCCCTGGGCCACCCCGAGCGCCGCGCTCCGGTACTGCACGTCGCCGGTACCAACGGCAAGGGCAGCACCTGCGCCTTCGCCGCCACCGCGCTCCAGGCCGCCGGCCACCGCGTGGGCCTCTACACGTCCCCGCACCTGGTGCGCGTCAACGAGCGCATCCGCGTGGACGGCGAGGACATCTCCGACGAGGACTTCGGCCGCGCCATCCTCGACGTGCTGGAGCGCTATCCCTCCGCCGTCGCCGAGCCGATGACGTACTTCGAGTTCGGCACCGTCGTCGCGCTGTGGCACTTCGCGCGCGTGGGCGTGGACGTCGTCGTGCTGGAGACGGGCCTGGGCGGCCGGCTGGACGCGACCACCGCGGCGCCCTCCATCGTGACGGCCATCACCCCCGTCTCGTTCGACCACATGGAGTACCTGGGCAACACCCTGGCGGCGATCGCCGGCGAGAAGGCCGGCATCCTCAAGCCCGGCGTGCCCTGCGTCGTCGCCCGACAGGCCCCCGAGGCGCTGGAGGCCATCGAAGCCCACGCGCGGGTGCTCGGGTCGCCCCTCCTCGTGGAAGGGCGGGACTTCGAGGCGTGGCTCCAGCCCGACGGGAGCCTGTCGTACCAGGGGGGGGCGTGGCGGCTGGAGGGGCTGCGCCTGTCGCTGCGAGGCCCGCACCAGGTCCAGAACGCGGCGGTGGCGCTGGCCTGCCTGGAGAGCCTGTCCACGCGTGGCGTGGCCGTCTCGGGCGAGGAGGCGAGGGTGGGGCTCGGCTCGGCGCGCTGGCCAGGGCGGCTGGAGGAAGTGGGGGAGCGACCGGTCGTCCTCCTGGATGGCGCGCACAACCCGGCGGGGGTGGAGGTGCTGCTCGCGTCCCTGCGCGCCCTGTACTCGGGACGCCCGGTGCACTGCGTCTTCGGCGTGGTGGCGGACAAGGACCGGGGGCCGATGATGCGGGCCCTCTTCCCCGCGTGTGCCTCCGTGCAGCTCACGCCCCTGGACACTCCGCGCTCGCTGGTGCCCGGGGCCTATCTCGACGAGGCGCGCGCGCTGACGCCCGACGTCGCCGCGTGGCCGGACGTGGACGCGGCGCTCGCGGCGGCACGGCGACGCGCGGGCCCGGAGGGGCTGGTGCTGTGCACCGGCTCGCTGTTCCTGGTGGGCATGGTGCGGGCCCGCCTGGGGCGAACGAGCACACCCTGAGGGGCCAGCCCGCGCCCGGCGTCGGACATCGACCTGGTGCCTTCGGGCGAGGGCCGCCGGAGTGCTGCCCCAGGGGGTGACCTTCGAGGAGGGGCCTTGCGTCCAGGACGGGCAAGACACATGGGCCGACGGGGTGAATCCTTGGCGCGTTGCATCAGGCGCCGTAGATTCGAGACATGCGCCTGCCGGACTGGAGAGCCGCGACCACCACGGGACCCGCCATCCCGTCCATCGACGAAGTCGACTTCCGGGCGCTTTACACGAAGACGAAGTACGTGGTGGAGACGGCGGACGGTTGGTCGCTGGTCATCACGCGCTACCGTCCGGTGAAGCAACCGTTCGCCCAGCCCCTGTTCGGCGAGCCGCTGCTCCTGGTGCATGGCTTCTCGCAGAACCGTCACACGTGGACGAGCGGCCAGTTCGTCAAGAACCTGCTCTTCTTCGGCGTGGACATCCACATCCTGGAGCTGCGCGGCCACGGCAAGAGCTCCATCGCCTTCCAGAAGGAGCGCGCCGAGCGCTTCAAGCGCCCGCTGCCTCCGGACCTGGACTACGGCTGGGACCTGGACAGCTACTTCCTCTACGACCTGCCGGCCGCCGTGTCTGGCGTCAAGCGCATCACCCGCCGCGAGCGCATCTTCTACTGCGGCCACTCCATGGGCGGGATGCTGGGCTACGGCTACACCGGCATCCACGACGACTTCGAGGGCCTCATCACCATCGGCTCGCCCGCGGACCTGGGGCGGGGCTTCATGGCGCTGCGCATGCTCGCGCACGGCGCGCCCATGCTCGCGGGGATGATCGACATGACGCTCGCCGGGGTGAACCTGGGCGGCGACGTCAACGGCCTGGGCAAGAAGCTCTTGTCGCGCGGGGTGGGCGCGTTCAACGCGAAGTGGGGCCGCAAGCTGGTGCCCGAGGAGCGCCGCAAGCTGCGCTTCGACGCGGTGCCCGTGGACCTCATCCTCAAGTTCGTCGAGCGGCAGATTGGGAAGGCGGAGGACTCGCCGCTGTATCAA from Myxococcus guangdongensis encodes:
- the accD gene encoding acetyl-CoA carboxylase, carboxyltransferase subunit beta, with translation MAWFSKKPRIAVDTQQQPEPGPSRMEGLWAKCESCDEIIYRQELEKNWMVCPHCDHHHPWNARARLATLLDPDSFEEFDKELEPQDPLGFSDSKKYKDRLKSTRKNLEENDAFVSGVGRIGGHQVSVGAFIFEFMGGSMGSVVGEKVARTFERAHDLKCSALIFSASGGARMQEGIFSLMQMAKTSAAIARFRTGNKPYISVLLHPTTGGVAASFSWLGDVILAEPKALIGFAGPRVIEQTIRQKLPEGFQRSEFLLEHGMIDNIVNRKDLRGRLGQILGLLG
- the purM gene encoding phosphoribosylformylglycinamidine cyclo-ligase; this encodes MGTTYKDSGVDIEAGDAFVDRIKPYAARTMRPEVVAGVGGFGGLFALPPGKYREPVLVAGTDGVGTKLKVAFTAGRHGTVGIDLVAMSVNDILTCGAEPLFFLDYFATGRLEVDAAAEVVKGIAQGCEQAGCTLLGGETAEMPGFYARGEYDLAGFCVGVVERSAIIDGKSVKPGDALIGLTSSGLHSNGYSLARKVLLENAKLALDATPEGLGRTLGDALLEPTRIYVKDALALTQAVKVNGMAHITGSGIPGNLPRCLPDGTRAVLSEKSWVKPPIFDLIAKLGSVARDEMFSTFNMGLGLIVVVAKEDVAQALEVLRARGVEASEVGRVEAGSGEATAVIEP
- a CDS encoding Crp/Fnr family transcriptional regulator, whose translation is MGAEETLFQRFGKEFPKGTELFREGEAGREMFVIQAGKISISKRVRDVEKVLAVLGPGEFFGEMAIISNKPRNASAVVNEDARLLVIDPKTFEAMIRGNAEIAVRMIKKLAERLSEADAQIENLLHNDPASRVVHQLIQTAQSRGRPSEEGTGTDIDFVIREMPRQIGVGEPAVRNVLERLIRAGLISRSGDRLTVYDTARLHDFLQYLEMKWKFGDL
- a CDS encoding bifunctional folylpolyglutamate synthase/dihydrofolate synthase — protein: MSAPRTPEEALAFLSRLNPSGIKLGLERVSEALEALGHPERRAPVLHVAGTNGKGSTCAFAATALQAAGHRVGLYTSPHLVRVNERIRVDGEDISDEDFGRAILDVLERYPSAVAEPMTYFEFGTVVALWHFARVGVDVVVLETGLGGRLDATTAAPSIVTAITPVSFDHMEYLGNTLAAIAGEKAGILKPGVPCVVARQAPEALEAIEAHARVLGSPLLVEGRDFEAWLQPDGSLSYQGGAWRLEGLRLSLRGPHQVQNAAVALACLESLSTRGVAVSGEEARVGLGSARWPGRLEEVGERPVVLLDGAHNPAGVEVLLASLRALYSGRPVHCVFGVVADKDRGPMMRALFPACASVQLTPLDTPRSLVPGAYLDEARALTPDVAAWPDVDAALAAARRRAGPEGLVLCTGSLFLVGMVRARLGRTSTP
- a CDS encoding alpha/beta hydrolase produces the protein MRLPDWRAATTTGPAIPSIDEVDFRALYTKTKYVVETADGWSLVITRYRPVKQPFAQPLFGEPLLLVHGFSQNRHTWTSGQFVKNLLFFGVDIHILELRGHGKSSIAFQKERAERFKRPLPPDLDYGWDLDSYFLYDLPAAVSGVKRITRRERIFYCGHSMGGMLGYGYTGIHDDFEGLITIGSPADLGRGFMALRMLAHGAPMLAGMIDMTLAGVNLGGDVNGLGKKLLSRGVGAFNAKWGRKLVPEERRKLRFDAVPVDLILKFVERQIGKAEDSPLYQQLTTRLNRLINPERVGADDIRWLLREGGEREPRKVIEQFARWIRRGEMVCYRTGYDFKRGFEKIHIPMAIIFGDMDPLASVESTRSVYRAAKSEYLLWRPVKGNSHIELTMGHDIRQICYDIKNLIEYARTHRNRAPTLPRLR
- a CDS encoding MBL fold metallo-hydrolase, with the protein product MKLRVLGCHGGELPTCKSTCFLVDDVLALDAGALTGTLSLEELCRVDHVLVGHSHFDHVKDLPLMADLVIGRRDKPVTIHASRECAKALRENMFNNALWPDFTRIPTKANPVLRIQTFRAGGTFQVGPYTVRSVPVSHPVESCGFIISNGKSTLAMSGDTGPTDKLWKALNETKNLKALLLETSFPNALQSLADISGHLTPHTLGLELQKFQRNGASVMLYHLKPAFVAQLKKELASMPVEVLELNDVFEF